CACGCCGACCGCCGTGGCGAACATGAGCGATTGAGGGAAGCCGCTGAAGACAAAGGTCTTGGTGATCTCGCCGGCCTCGTTCAAGCGCCAGCCTTCCGCTTGCGCCAGCCGCTCCTGAATCTGCGCGTCATTTAGCTTTGCCATGCGAATCTCCTCCACACTATCATTCGAGTGATGTTACGCATTATCCATGCCCGGAGCGAAGTTCACTTCGACCAGGCGCGCCTGTTGATGCGCGAATATCGTGACGCGGTGATCGCGCTGGCCGGCGCGACCGGCGCCTGTACTTGATTCGACAGCTTCGATGCGGAGCTGGTGCAGCTCCCCGGAGCGTATGCGCCGCCGCGCGGCCGGCTGTTGCTCGGCCTGACGGAGACGCGGGTCGCCGGCATGGTCGCGCTGCAGCCGGTGGACGCGCTGACCGGCGAGGTCAAGCGGCTCTACGTTCGGCCGACAGCGCGCCGCCAGGGCGTGGGGCGCGGGCTGGTGGTCGCGCTGATCGAAGCGGCGCGCCAGGCCGGCTATGCGATGCTTCGCTTGGAGACGCTGGAAGCGATGCATGAGGCGCAGGCGCTCTACCGCTCGCTGGGCTTCCGGGAGATTGAGCGCTTTCGCCCACCGACCGGCGACGACGATCGGACGATCAGCATGGCGCTCGCGCTGTAGCCGGCTGCACACCGGCTCCCCGCTCACACCTGCGCGATCTGCACATACTCCTGACGCAGCACAGCGTCGTCGCTCACGCCGAAGCGCGCCAGCAGCTTGCCGATCACTGCCGCTTTACGCTCGGCGTCGCGCTTGCTCCACGTGCGGCTCTTGATTTCCAGGAAGTAACCATCGTGTGCCGGGTTCACCATACGGTCAATGTTGATGAACAGTTCCTCGTCGTCGTAGAACACTTCCCAGCGCAGGCGGTCCTTTTCGACCTGCACCTCGCGGGCCGGCTTGAAGTATTCGCGGTAGAAGCGCAGGCTGCGATCGGCCGGCGACATGAAGCGCACTCGGCTGAGCAGGATGGAGTGCGGGTACTCACGTTCGCTTTGGCCGCTCACCAGCGTCAGGCGATAGCGGCTGCCGACCACGTTGCCCTTCTCGTCCACGCGTTCGTCTTCGCGGTAGCGCAGGCGCGACGGCTCGTCTTCGAAGAAGAAGTAGGTGTCGTATTGCCGGTAGTGCACATGGCGCACCACGTTGATCTCGCCGCTGTTGATGATCTCGATGATCGGCTGCGGGTCGCCGATGCGAGCCTTGACTTGCACCTCGAACGATTCCTCTTGCTGCACGCCGCCGATGGCTGCGAGCTTGCGCAACACGTCGCTCTCACGCGCGATGAGGAAGGTGTGAATCTGTTGCGCCAGCCGGTTGGCTTCCGCCTCGATGGCGGCCTCGTCCAGGGTAAGCAGCGCGCGGTCGCGCATCAATGGCTTGCCATTCACGAATACGTCGCGCACGTCACTGGCCTTGCTGGAGTATACGATCTGCGTGTAGATGGCGTCGCTGCCAGCGGCGATGCTGGAGTATTGCGGCGTGCTGTGCAACCGGCGCAGCTCGAGCACGATCACATCGGCGCGTTTGCCGACTTCGAGCGAGCCGGTGACGTCGCCGATGTGTAGGGCGTGTGCGCCCATGCGCGTCGCCATCAGCATCGCCGTGCGCGCCGGCACGGCCACCGGATCGCGCGTGCTGCCCTTGGCCAACAGCGCGGCCAGCCGCATCTCCTCGAAGTGGTCGAGGTCGTTGTTGCTGGCTGGGCCGTCGGTGCCGATGCCGACGTTGAGGCCGGTCTTCAACATCTGCGTGACGTTGGCGATGCCGCTGGCCAGCTTGAGGTTGGCCGAGGGGTTGTGCGCCACCGTCGCGCCGGCGTTGCGCAGCGTGCGCATCTCCCCGGCGTCTATGGCCACACAGTGGGCGGCGATCACCTTGGCCTCCAGCACGCCGTTCTTCTTGACCCAATTCACCACCGGCATGCCGTGTTCGCGCCGGCTGTCCTCCACTTCTTGAAAGGTCTCGCTGATGTGGATATGCAACGGCACGTCGTACTGGATGGCAATCTCGGCGCAGGCGCGCATGAGCGGGCCGCTGCACGTGTAGGGCGCGTGCGGCGCGATCACCGGCGTGATCAACGGGTGACCCTTCCACTTGCGGATGAAGGCCTCCGTGAACTCTAGGCTCTCGTCGGCGCTGGAGGCATCCGGCGTGGGGAACTGCATGATGGTCTGCGAACACAGCGCGCGCAGGCCGGCCGCGGCGATGGTTTGCGCGATGGTCTCCTCGAAGTAATACATGTCGTTCACGCAGGTCACGCCGCTGCGGATCATCTCGGCGCACGCCAGGCGCGCGCCCAGCGCCACGAACTCCGGCGAGACGAACCTGCGCTCGACCGGCAGCATGTAGCCGTAGAGCCAGACGTCCAGTCGCAGGTCGTCGGCCAGGCCGCGCAGCAGCGTCATCGGCGTGTGGGTGTGGCAATTGATCAGGCCGGGCATGATGCAGCAGCCCGTGCAGTCAATCACCTCGGTGGCGGTATAGCTGGCGGCGATCTGGTCGGCGTCGCCGACGGCGACGATTGAATCGCCGCGAATGGCGACGGCGCCGTTCGGATACTGATGGAAGGCGTCGTCCATGGTGATGACGATGCCACCGGTGAGGAGGATGTCGGCTTGCTGCATGAGGTGGTTATAGCACAGCGCCGGTACACACGCCTGAAACCATTCATCTCAACTTGAGATGGCATGTTGGAGTGCACATCATCTCGTGCAGAGCCCTCGAGCGCTTCTGGATCCGTTATCCTGACAGTCGAACTGCGCTATTACGACGGTTCAAATTATGAAGCATACAGACTTCGCAGGCTTCGAGCATTTGCGCGAGACTTTGCCGAGCGCCGACCAGGTTGATCGGTGGATCGTGTTCAACGTCTGCATTGGCGAGCAATCGAACCGTTGCTGCGCATTCGTAACGAACGTGACCACGATCGCGCCGTCAAGCGGCT
The window above is part of the Candidatus Roseilinea sp. genome. Proteins encoded here:
- a CDS encoding hypothetical protein (possible pseudo, internal stop codon); translated protein: MQLPGAYAPPRGRLLLGLTETRVAGMVALQPVDALTGEVKRLYVRPTARRQGVGRGLVVALIEAARQAGYAMLRLETLEAMHEAQALYRSLGFREIERFRPPTGDDDRTISMALAL
- the mtaD gene encoding 5-methylthioadenosine/S-adenosylhomocysteine deaminase, coding for MQQADILLTGGIVITMDDAFHQYPNGAVAIRGDSIVAVGDADQIAASYTATEVIDCTGCCIMPGLINCHTHTPMTLLRGLADDLRLDVWLYGYMLPVERRFVSPEFVALGARLACAEMIRSGVTCVNDMYYFEETIAQTIAAAGLRALCSQTIMQFPTPDASSADESLEFTEAFIRKWKGHPLITPVIAPHAPYTCSGPLMRACAEIAIQYDVPLHIHISETFQEVEDSRREHGMPVVNWVKKNGVLEAKVIAAHCVAIDAGEMRTLRNAGATVAHNPSANLKLASGIANVTQMLKTGLNVGIGTDGPASNNDLDHFEEMRLAALLAKGSTRDPVAVPARTAMLMATRMGAHALHIGDVTGSLEVGKRADVIVLELRRLHSTPQYSSIAAGSDAIYTQIVYSSKASDVRDVFVNGKPLMRDRALLTLDEAAIEAEANRLAQQIHTFLIARESDVLRKLAAIGGVQQEESFEVQVKARIGDPQPIIEIINSGEINVVRHVHYRQYDTYFFFEDEPSRLRYREDERVDEKGNVVGSRYRLTLVSGQSEREYPHSILLSRVRFMSPADRSLRFYREYFKPAREVQVEKDRLRWEVFYDDEELFINIDRMVNPAHDGYFLEIKSRTWSKRDAERKAAVIGKLLARFGVSDDAVLRQEYVQIAQV
- a CDS encoding putative pterin-4-alpha-carbinolamine dehydratase translates to MAKLNDAQIQERLAQAEGWRLNEAGEITKTFVFSGFPQSLMFATAVGVLAEAAQHHPDITIRWNKVTLALTTHDAGGLTDKDFDLARQIDGLPH